The window CGAAACTCCGGGCAGCTGAGAGAGTGTAATGTGTGGGAAATCTCTGTTTACCGAAAAGTAGAAATTTGTAAACTGCCCGATGGAACTATCTGTTCGGGTCGAAAGGGTTATGCCATATGAAAGCGTGGAGGTACCTATGTATACTGAGTATTGTATTGATCATGACGATTTTCACCATTGCTGAGGGTACAAGAACGATAAAGATTGGGTACAAAACCGCTGAGATGGAAAAGAAATTAAAAGATCTGGTAGAAGAAAATAAAAACCTGGAATACAAATTAAACCAGTCGAAGACGTTTGAGACGATATCTCAGAGAGTTGAAGAGCTGAAGCTTGGCCTGGTGATAACAAATGACAGGGGCTACATTATCCTTGTCAATAAAGTTTATGAAAAGGGCAGGAAAAGACCGTATGGTAAGGTAGGCGCTTAACAGGATCAATGGTAAAAGAGGCAATCTGTCTGAGAAAATTCAATTGGAAATGAACAGTTTAATAGATAAAAGCGGGCTGCACCGAAATTATCGGATCAAGGTGAACGTTATTCTGTCTGGCATTATTGCCATCTTCGCTGTACTCTTATATCACCTTGTCTCTATTCAGATACTTGATTATGAGAAATACTCCTCTTTAGCATTGGGACAGCGCTTGAAAAAACAGGAGCTTCCCACAAAAAGAGGCCTGATTTTTGACAGAAATGGATTGAAATTGGCAGAAACGATCCGGGTGTCTTCAGTTTCTGCAGTGCCGGAACGAATAAAAGACAAAAAGAAAACGGCTCAGACCTTATCGAATCTGTTACACCTGAATCAGGAAAATACATTCTACCTGCTCAATAAAAAAAAGGATTTTGTCTGGATAAAAAGGAGAGTCACAGATAAACAGGCTGAAGAACTCAAGAGACTCGGGATTCAGGGGATAGTGATCGAGGATGAGTATAAGAGAGTATACCCTAACGGGAGTCTCTGTTGCCATGTGCTGGGCTTTACCGATATAGATCAAAATGGCATAGCGGGTATTGAATATTCACTCAATCATGTACTGACCGGCAGGAAGGGGTATCGGCTGATTGAAAAGGATGCTCACCAGAGACAATTTTCTATTATTAACCAGGAGACCGTATTTCCCCGGTATGGGAATTCAATTTATTTAACAATTGATAGCGAGATACAGTCAATAGTTGAGGAAGAGATCGAAAATGTATGTGTCCAGAATCGGGCAGATTCAGTTACAGCAATTGTAATGGAAACTTCAACAGGTGATATTCTGGCTATGGCCAATTACCCCTGGTTTGATCCGAATTGCGTGCAGGATTCCGAAGATTCGGAAAGACGGAACAGGGCAATTACGGATAGCTTTGAGCCTGGTTCGTTAATTAAGCCAATCATAGTCTGCGGTGCATTAGATAGTGGCCTGGTGCAGAAAGATGAGAGATTTTATTGCTATAACGGGAGCTACTGGATTAAACGGAGGCTGATCAAAGACGAGCATCCCCATGAGTATCTTACCGTATCAGGAATAATCGTTAATTCAAGCAACATTGGAATGGTGCAGTTAGGGATGCTCATGGAGAAGGAAAGGCTTTATAATCAATTCAGCAATTTTTCTTTTGGCAAAAAAACAGGAATACTCCTCCCGGGTGAAGCAACAGGAATAGTACGGCCTCTGGACGTCTGGTCATTTCATTCGGTCGTGTCCGTTTCCTTCGGGTATGAGATTATGACGACTCCATTACAGCTTACGGCTGCGTATAGTTCAATTGCAAACGGAGGGAGTTTTCTCAAACCGCAGATAATTCACGCAATCAGTGATTTTTCTGGCAAGAAAAAGAAACACAATTCACCGGAACGGATTAAGCGGGTTATCTCGCCTGAGATAGCAAGAGATGTAATGACTCCTATTCTGGAAGAGGTCGTAATGGAGGGAACCGGGAGCAGGGCAAAACTTTCCGGGTATAAAGTAGCGGGGAAGACGGGTACCGCAAAGAAGCTGGAGAGAGTAGATGACCGGTTGGTGTATTCTGATAAGAAATACGTCAGCTCTTTTGTTGGATTTGTACCAGCAGATAATCCGAAAATCTGCGTCCTGGTTTCAGTAAATGAGCCAAAAAATGGTGACTATTTCGGCGGTGTTGTTGCCGCTCCGGTAGTAAAAAATGTGATGGGAAGAGTGCTGCCATATATGCGTATAAAACCAAGAAATTCCATACACACGGCACAAAAATAGTTTTGGAGAAGCGTATTGTTACGAAAGGGGGTGATCTATGGTTGAAAATGCTGGAAGGTAGGTACATTAGTGGGTGATGTACAGATACCCTATACTACCCTTAAAAACGGGGTTAGTATAGGGTATCATAGAATAATTTTCAGGAAAACTAACTCAAAAAGGAGGAGATAACGATGATTAATGAAATGGAAAAACAGAATTCTGTTTCCTGGCATAACCATGCTACTTTTGAAGAAATAGAAAAAGTAAAAGGGGTAAATGTCATAGAATTTCAAAGATTATCTTCTGAATATGCAGATGATATCCGGCAAATCGACAAATCAAGATCTCCATCCGCCTTTATGGTGTGCCATAATATAGGTGTTCAGGAATTTGACCTGTCATTAAAAATTTCATAGTCAAGAATGTGGAACGCCGATGAAATTAGGCAGATTGATTGAAAATTTAGATTCAGAAGGGGTGTATAACTTTCAAAATCTTGAAATAGCCGGGCTGACACATGATTCACGTCGGGTGAAACCCGGATATATGTTTGTTGCAATTGAAGGTCATAAAACAGATGGACACTATTTTATAGAAAAATCACTTGAACAGGGGACGGCAGCTATCGTCAGTGAAAAGATCTACTCCCCTCATACAAGAATACCACAAATTATCGTACGTAACTCAAGGAGAGCTCTTTCCCATTTAAGTTGTTGCTTTTACGAAAACCCGTCACAGAAAATCAATGTTACCGGGATAACAGGGACAAATGGTAAGACGACAACGGCATTTCTTACGAAATCTATCATTGAATCAGAAGGATATGATACGGGTTTAATCGGTACAATCAGCTATCAAATTGGAAAAAAGAAATTACCGGCACAGGAGACAACACCTGAATCTGTTGAACTCCAGCGGATTATTTCTGAAATGGTTGCCTCAAGACTGAAGTTTGTGGTGATGGAGGTGTCTTCCCACTCTCTGGTTCAACACCGGGTGGAGGACATAAACTTTAAAGTTGCCGTTTTTACCAATATAAGTCCGGAACATCTTGATTATCACAAAACAATTACAAATTATATCGAAGCGAAAATAAAGTTATTCCAGGGACTCAAAAGCAGCTCTTTTGCAGTATTAAATGCTGATGATGAACAGAGCGGGTGCTTCGCAGATAATACCAAAGCTCAAATACTATGGTTTGGAATAGAAAAAAGTGCCGACATAGAAGCGAGAATCTGTCATGAAACGATGGAGACTACTGTTGTGCAGTTGACATATGCAGGGACGAAAGCAGAAATTTTTATACCCCTCATAGGTCTGCATAATGTGTATAATGTACTTGCCTCGGCCTCGGCAGCAATAGCGCTGGGATTTGATTTAAAAGCGGTAAAAAAGGGAATTGAAGCCGTGCCGGTAATACCCGGAAGATTAGAGAATGTGCCGTGTAAAAAAGGTTTTACTGTCTTCATAGATTTTGCCCACACTCCCCATGCGCTTGAGGTAGTCTTGTGTACACTGAAAAAATTGACATCAGGGAGGTTAATTCTTGTTTTTGGTTGCGGCGGTGACAGGGATAGGAATAAAAGGGCTGAAATGGGAAGAATTGCCGATCTGAACTCGGATATTTTCTGGATAACGAATGATAATCCACGTTCAGAGAATCCAGAAAAAATAATTGATGATATCCAGGCCGGCATTAGACCGGGAAGGACCTTTCACGTCCAGCAAGATAGACAGCGTGCAATACAGGCTGCAATCTCTGAAGCAGAAATAAGTGATATTGTGCTGG is drawn from Candidatus Scalindua sp. and contains these coding sequences:
- a CDS encoding penicillin-binding protein 2 yields the protein MNSLIDKSGLHRNYRIKVNVILSGIIAIFAVLLYHLVSIQILDYEKYSSLALGQRLKKQELPTKRGLIFDRNGLKLAETIRVSSVSAVPERIKDKKKTAQTLSNLLHLNQENTFYLLNKKKDFVWIKRRVTDKQAEELKRLGIQGIVIEDEYKRVYPNGSLCCHVLGFTDIDQNGIAGIEYSLNHVLTGRKGYRLIEKDAHQRQFSIINQETVFPRYGNSIYLTIDSEIQSIVEEEIENVCVQNRADSVTAIVMETSTGDILAMANYPWFDPNCVQDSEDSERRNRAITDSFEPGSLIKPIIVCGALDSGLVQKDERFYCYNGSYWIKRRLIKDEHPHEYLTVSGIIVNSSNIGMVQLGMLMEKERLYNQFSNFSFGKKTGILLPGEATGIVRPLDVWSFHSVVSVSFGYEIMTTPLQLTAAYSSIANGGSFLKPQIIHAISDFSGKKKKHNSPERIKRVISPEIARDVMTPILEEVVMEGTGSRAKLSGYKVAGKTGTAKKLERVDDRLVYSDKKYVSSFVGFVPADNPKICVLVSVNEPKNGDYFGGVVAAPVVKNVMGRVLPYMRIKPRNSIHTAQK
- a CDS encoding UDP-N-acetylmuramoyl-L-alanyl-D-glutamate--2,6-diaminopimelate ligase, which codes for MKLGRLIENLDSEGVYNFQNLEIAGLTHDSRRVKPGYMFVAIEGHKTDGHYFIEKSLEQGTAAIVSEKIYSPHTRIPQIIVRNSRRALSHLSCCFYENPSQKINVTGITGTNGKTTTAFLTKSIIESEGYDTGLIGTISYQIGKKKLPAQETTPESVELQRIISEMVASRLKFVVMEVSSHSLVQHRVEDINFKVAVFTNISPEHLDYHKTITNYIEAKIKLFQGLKSSSFAVLNADDEQSGCFADNTKAQILWFGIEKSADIEARICHETMETTVVQLTYAGTKAEIFIPLIGLHNVYNVLASASAAIALGFDLKAVKKGIEAVPVIPGRLENVPCKKGFTVFIDFAHTPHALEVVLCTLKKLTSGRLILVFGCGGDRDRNKRAEMGRIADLNSDIFWITNDNPRSENPEKIIDDIQAGIRPGRTFHVQQDRQRAIQAAISEAEISDIVLVAGKGHEKCQILKDRVIPFDDKDVIKTIISGDESGNIYG